The genomic region TCTGGTACTCCAGGCCGTGTCTTCTCTACCCCAGAAAGACACGGCCTGGCGTACCAGACCGTGCCACCAAGAGAGCAAGCCGCTACACGAGAGGGTCCGTTGCTCTAGTCGGAAAGACCCTCCTCGCGCGACCAACATGACAAGTGGGAGCGGCGCGAGAGGGTTCTGTCCGGTAGCGCAAAGGCGCAGCGAAGAACCTTCTCACTCAAGTGGTAAGGCCGAAAGGCCGCTCGGGACTACTGTGTGTCGGGCTATGTGGTGGGCGCGGGGGTCGTCACCGGGGTGGACTCGATCTCCACGCGCGTGTTGTCGTCTAGGTTCAGGGTGATCAGCTCGCCGTCGTCTTTGCGAAGCGTGAGGCGGTCGAGCCAGAGCTTGTCGTTCTTGGAATGGGCGAACCAGCTGCCGGTGGTCTTCTGCTCGTACTCGACGATCGTGCCGCGGATGTCGCTGGCCATCGTGTAATCGCGGGCCGCGATCTGCTGGGTCACCTTCACCTTCGTGCCGACCGTGAACTGCTTGCGGATCGAGTCGTCCATACGGCGCAAAGGGTATGAGAGATGGGGGGAAAGGTCAAAGAGGGGCGGGGAATGGAATGACCAATGACCAAACCTGAATGACCAATGAAGTCCCAATGACCAGTGCCCAACATCGTCTCAGGATTGGTCATTGGTATTTGGGCATTCATTGGTCTTCGGGTTTGGTCATTGGGGCTTTCCCCTAATCCACCACCCCCTCGATCCCTCGCCGGATCAGGTTCACCGCGATGGCGGCCAGCAGGACCATCACGAGCTTGCTGAAGGCCTTCAGCGTGTTGCTGCCAACAAGCCGGGCGATCCGGTCGGCCGACAGCAGGATCGCAAGCAGCAGGGCGAAGTTGACAGCCAAGCTGAGGGCGGTCATCGCATGACCGTGGTGGGCGCTGAGGACCAGCACGTTGGTCAGCGTCGCGGGGCCGGCGATCAGGGGCATGGCCAGTGGGACGATGCCGACCATCTCGCTTTCGAACACCGCCGGCTTGCCGGGCATCACGAGGTCCATGACGGCCAGCACGAGCAGGATCAGCCCACCGGCGATCATGAAGTCGTCGGTCGAGATGCCGAGCAGCCCGAAGATGGCGGTGCCCAGAAACATGAAGCCCAGGCAGATGATCGTCGCCGCCAGCACCGCCTCGAAGCTGATCGCCCGGCGTTGCTTGCGCGATAGCTGAGCCGTGAATGCCAGGAACAGCGGCACCAAC from Tepidisphaeraceae bacterium harbors:
- a CDS encoding MarC family protein; amino-acid sequence: MRSFLETFVPLFVSIDAFGLVPLFLAFTAQLSRKQRRAISFEAVLAATIICLGFMFLGTAIFGLLGISTDDFMIAGGLILLVLAVMDLVMPGKPAVFESEMVGIVPLAMPLIAGPATLTNVLVLSAHHGHAMTALSLAVNFALLLAILLSADRIARLVGSNTLKAFSKLVMVLLAAIAVNLIRRGIEGVVD